A DNA window from Helianthus annuus cultivar XRQ/B chromosome 15, HanXRQr2.0-SUNRISE, whole genome shotgun sequence contains the following coding sequences:
- the LOC110911366 gene encoding ethylene-responsive transcription factor ERF106, whose protein sequence is MATDLRVSKRFRNSTVTGDASAIIGTNLRKVRVICSDPEATDSSSDEEDSDRSQSGRRIVCEIVIGAKPEEDGEVLERKEGLEEERKKKLTGVRLRKWGKWASEIRDPFTRKRIWLGTFNTAEEASDAYMAKKKEFQARRVDLVNQNRQKLSKCEAGNGPVHWKKRWRGSVYDPARKQDVDSDLEEEALKALESMKRAQLSEVKSPKTEQLSGGETGETNSGTTSVEDSREEENKPPWMGLGIDMLVIDNHGHLLGKFSRLDDDLKIC, encoded by the coding sequence ATGGCAACAGATCTCCGTGTAAGCAAGCGCTTCCGTAACTCCACCGTCACCGGCGACGCCTCCGCCATCATCGGCACCAACCTACGTAAAGTCCGAGTCATCTGCTCCGATCCGGAAGCCACCGACTCGTCCTCAGACGAAGAGGATTCTGATCGGAGCCAATCCGGAAGGCGAATTGTGTGCGAGATTGTTATCGGAGCGAAACCGGAAGAGGATGGAGAGGTTTTGGAGCGGAAGGAGGGTTTGGAGGAGGAGAGGAAGAAGAAATTGACGGGAGTTAGGTTAAGGAAGTGGGGGAAATGGGCGTCGGAGATCCGCGATCCGTTTACGAGGAAACGGATATGGTTAGGGACGTTTAATACGGCCGAGGAGGCTTCGGATGCGTATATGGCGAAGAAGAAGGAATTTCAAGCCAGGAGAGTAGATTTAGTTAATCAGAATCGACAGAAATTGTCGAAATGTGAGGCCGGGAACGGGCCGGTTCATTGGAAGAAACGGTGGCGTGGATCGGTTTATGATCCGGCTAGGAAACAGGATGTTGATAGTGATTTAGAGGAAGAGGCTTTGAAGGCGCTTGAATCGATGAAACGGGCGCAATTGTCAGAGGTTAAATCGCCGAAAACTGAGCAGTTGAGTGGTGGTGAAACTGGTGAAACAAACAGTGGGACGACATCGGTTGAGGATTCAAGAGAGGAGGAAAACAAGCCACCTTGGATGGGATTAGGGATTGATATGCTGGTGATTGATAACCATGGGCATTTGTTGGGGAAGTTTAGTAGGTTGGATGATGATCTTAAGATTTGTTGA